One Treponema primitia ZAS-1 genomic window, GCCCCGGTTACCCGGCGCTTCGCTTAGTTTCGTCTCTCTCCCCTTCCCTATATTGCCAAAGAACATGGGCTGAAATCCGCTTTTAGGCGGCTTTTTACCCTTTCACTACCCTTTTAAGGCGGTGAGGCAGACAATACTACATTTGTCCGCTTTTTGTCAAGACCTTCAACTTCAATTAATACATATAAAACGCTAATTTTGTGAAAATCCAAATTACGCTTTTTTATTGAAAACCTTTCAGAATTCATCAAACATTTGATAAATAATCTGCGGTAAAAACCTTAAAAATCATCCAGACAATTTACAAAGAACAACCTCATTTACAAGAGCGAATAAGAGAATATCACCCTTTGAAAATAAGTGCAAGCCCTTTTTTTAAATTTTTTATTTTTTTCATTTAAATTTTCACGAGCGTTTAAATCCTCCTCGTCCCGCCGGAGGGGGGATTTAAACGCTCTGCGATAGATTTTGAGGAGTTACCGGGAAACCTGCTCGGCTTTTTGGCGTACCCATTCAAGACGATCAAAGGGAATGCCCTGGGGTATGGTGCAATCGGCCCCGATAATAATCCCCTTTTTCCCGGACGCTTTGATAAGCTTTTCGGTAAAATCCTCAATTTCGGACTTTGTCCCTACCTCTATCAAGGAACCTGGGGAGTTGGCAAAACCGCCGATCACGGCGCTGCCCCCGAAGAGCTTCTTCCCCTCCGAGAGGCTGATGCCATCCTCGTTCACCGCCCAGTTATAGGCTGCGGCCTTATAATCCTTCCAGGCATTCAGGTGATTTTTAACGCCCTTAAAGCCGCAAATATGCAGCACATTGTTTCCCCCGGCCTTGTTCGCCGCATCCAATACTATTTTATCAGAGGGGGTGACATACCGGCGGTACTCATCGTCTGAAATTTGGGCAATATCCGGGTTCTGTACGCTCAAATAGATACCATCCGCCTTGGCTTCTTTGATTACCCGCTCGGACAGGGCGGCCAATCCCCGGGCAACACGGATGAGGGTATCCCCTACTAATTGGGGTTCCGTTTTCAGGGTTTTTACCAGTTTTTCAACCCCAAGCAG contains:
- a CDS encoding uroporphyrinogen decarboxylase family protein → MTKKELVLKALNNEEVERIPVGFWFHFLPEDDLYKGLADPQIADRNVAGHKRFIDQFHPDFVKVMSDGFFGYPTSGGESTQNIADLGQLQPIDPSHRWIQQQVDLVKKVTALQADTFYIYNIFSPFTTLKSLLGVEKLVKTLKTEPQLVGDTLIRVARGLAALSERVIKEAKADGIYLSVQNPDIAQISDDEYRRYVTPSDKIVLDAANKAGGNNVLHICGFKGVKNHLNAWKDYKAAAYNWAVNEDGISLSEGKKLFGGSAVIGGFANSPGSLIEVGTKSEIEDFTEKLIKASGKKGIIIGADCTIPQGIPFDRLEWVRQKAEQVSR